A single window of Chloroflexota bacterium DNA harbors:
- a CDS encoding SDR family oxidoreductase gives MADKDGRLAGKVAIVTGAGSRGPGFGTGKAAATLFAREGASVLLVDATPERAEETRASIEEESGTASVIRADVTREDDCARIAETAVERYGRLDILMNNVGIGSPGTVLDVLEEDFDRVMATNVRSMVFTSKYAVPRMAETGGGSIINISSIAGIRAGSSGASIPYAISKGGVIALTTQMSVHHGRDGVRVNCIAPGPLYTPMVAGRLSDEGRDLRRRSTPLGTEGSAWDIAWAALFLASDEARWITGVTLPVDGGVLATTPLSMLEHLA, from the coding sequence ATGGCAGACAAAGACGGACGCTTGGCAGGAAAAGTCGCTATCGTAACGGGCGCCGGCTCGCGCGGACCGGGCTTTGGCACGGGCAAAGCGGCGGCTACGCTGTTCGCGCGTGAAGGGGCGAGCGTGCTGCTAGTGGACGCCACGCCGGAGCGCGCAGAGGAAACGCGCGCGTCCATCGAGGAGGAAAGTGGCACTGCGTCCGTGATTCGGGCGGATGTTACGCGCGAAGACGACTGCGCGCGCATCGCCGAGACTGCGGTCGAGCGATACGGTAGGCTGGACATCCTGATGAACAACGTGGGCATCGGCAGTCCGGGCACGGTGCTCGATGTGCTGGAAGAAGACTTCGACCGCGTGATGGCGACGAATGTGCGAAGCATGGTCTTCACCAGCAAGTACGCCGTGCCGCGAATGGCGGAGACGGGCGGCGGCTCTATCATCAACATATCGTCGATTGCGGGCATTCGCGCGGGCAGCAGCGGCGCGAGCATTCCATACGCCATATCCAAAGGCGGCGTCATCGCGCTGACAACGCAAATGTCGGTGCATCACGGGCGCGACGGCGTGCGTGTCAACTGCATAGCGCCGGGTCCGCTATACACGCCTATGGTCGCGGGCAGGCTGTCGGACGAAGGGCGGGATTTGCGTCGCCGCAGCACGCCGCTCGGCACGGAAGGCAGCGCGTGGGACATCGCTTGGGCGGCGCTGTTTCTCGCCAGCGACGAAGCGCGCTGGATCACCGGCGTAACCCTGCCCGTGGACGGCGGCGTCCTTGCCACCACGCCGCTATCCATGCTTGAACATCTAGCTTAA
- a CDS encoding peroxiredoxin family protein, producing MGASVVAVSADSPEHAEKMQRESGAKFPIAYGVSREEAESLGAWWSEDRGGFVQPTEFLLSRGGVVFGSLYASGPVGRMSVDEALYSIRNRERRRAAG from the coding sequence TTGGGCGCCAGCGTTGTCGCGGTGAGCGCGGATTCGCCGGAGCACGCGGAGAAGATGCAGCGAGAGTCGGGGGCAAAGTTCCCGATAGCATACGGAGTATCACGCGAGGAAGCGGAGAGCTTGGGCGCGTGGTGGTCGGAAGACCGCGGCGGTTTCGTGCAACCGACCGAGTTCCTGCTCAGTCGAGGCGGCGTGGTATTCGGCTCGCTGTACGCGTCGGGGCCGGTCGGCAGAATGAGCGTGGACGAAGCTCTGTATTCAATACGCAACCGGGAGCGGCGGCGTGCAGCAGGGTAG
- a CDS encoding PAC2 family protein: protein MRIGEFEIREPVPELRNVRAIAMLRPWVDVGRVGTLVLNRLERFLGAQELGRLATPGKYFDYTRYRPRMRTVQGRRVFTTPNTIVHYAHGDEHDYLFLHIREPHAFGEDYCEAIVELLRHFGVSEYCRIGGMYDSVPHTRPVLVTGSLTREQERRASGLVSTRGSTYQGPTSIVNMVHESLSQEDMPSVSLMAHLPQYVQLDEDHMGAARLMSVLCAMYDLPDSLADPSRGEQQYSEINRAVQNNSEVRTLIQQLETYYDRTYSPPPEAEEEEEPVSLSPGLEQFLYEVGGRLEEPSEDVVDDYDEEDDVEEGRDDG, encoded by the coding sequence ATGAGAATTGGAGAATTTGAGATACGCGAGCCTGTACCGGAACTTCGGAATGTCCGCGCGATAGCGATGCTGCGACCGTGGGTGGATGTGGGAAGAGTCGGCACACTGGTGCTCAACAGGCTGGAACGCTTCCTCGGCGCGCAGGAACTTGGGCGACTGGCGACGCCGGGCAAGTACTTCGACTACACACGGTACCGACCGCGCATGCGCACCGTGCAAGGGCGGCGCGTGTTCACCACGCCCAACACCATCGTCCACTACGCGCACGGCGACGAGCACGACTACCTGTTTCTGCACATCCGCGAGCCACACGCGTTCGGCGAAGACTATTGCGAGGCGATAGTAGAGCTGCTGCGGCACTTCGGCGTGTCGGAATACTGCCGCATCGGTGGGATGTACGACTCCGTGCCGCACACTCGACCGGTGCTGGTTACGGGCAGCCTCACCCGCGAACAAGAGCGCCGCGCATCCGGGCTGGTATCCACGCGAGGCAGCACCTATCAGGGACCGACGAGCATCGTCAATATGGTGCACGAATCGCTGTCGCAGGAGGATATGCCGTCCGTTAGCCTTATGGCGCACCTGCCGCAGTATGTGCAGCTTGACGAAGACCACATGGGCGCGGCAAGGCTGATGAGCGTTCTTTGCGCGATGTACGACCTGCCTGACTCGCTCGCGGACCCTTCTCGAGGCGAGCAGCAGTACTCGGAGATAAACCGCGCCGTGCAGAACAACTCCGAAGTGCGCACGCTGATTCAGCAACTCGAGACATACTACGACCGCACATACTCGCCCCCGCCCGAAGCGGAAGAAGAGGAAGAGCCGGTCTCGCTTTCGCCCGGCTTGGAGCAGTTCCTGTACGAAGTCGGAGGCCGCCTCGAAGAGCCTTCCGAAGATGTCGTCGATGATTACGACGAAGAGGACGATGTCGAGGAAGGACGCGACGACGGTTAG
- the rsmG gene encoding 16S rRNA (guanine(527)-N(7))-methyltransferase RsmG codes for MGAVMYHPVNSLVRLHRQGYVKGEIIPGHCTAILMATAAEIRTGNLVAGAEALGIVLTDAQARRFVRYYAELARWNERVNLTAITDWDAAQSLHFLDSLSAARALSPELLASGEFVDVGSGGGFPGIPMKLAFDGMRGTLLDSTAKKTAFLSHAVETLELRDMSVRTGRAETLAHDADMRERFDIAFARAVAEVAALAELTLPFVRVGGVVVLHKKADIAAELSRAETALDTLGGSLRESLPVSISGMLGDRTLVVIEKHSRTPARYPRRPGMPAKRPLR; via the coding sequence ATGGGAGCGGTAATGTATCATCCTGTTAATAGTCTTGTACGCTTGCATCGCCAAGGGTATGTTAAGGGTGAAATAATTCCAGGGCATTGTACGGCAATTCTCATGGCAACGGCGGCGGAAATACGGACAGGCAATCTCGTGGCAGGCGCGGAGGCGCTTGGCATCGTGCTGACTGACGCACAAGCGCGGCGATTTGTGCGATACTACGCCGAACTTGCGCGGTGGAACGAGCGCGTGAATCTGACGGCGATTACGGACTGGGACGCAGCGCAGTCGCTGCACTTTTTGGATTCGCTGTCGGCGGCGCGGGCACTGTCGCCGGAATTGCTGGCGTCCGGCGAGTTCGTCGATGTTGGCAGCGGCGGCGGGTTTCCGGGCATTCCAATGAAGTTGGCGTTCGACGGCATGCGCGGCACTCTGCTCGACTCCACGGCGAAGAAAACGGCGTTCCTGTCGCACGCAGTCGAGACGCTGGAATTGCGCGATATGTCGGTGCGCACCGGCAGAGCGGAGACGCTGGCGCACGACGCGGATATGCGAGAGCGGTTCGATATCGCGTTCGCCCGCGCGGTGGCAGAGGTCGCCGCGCTCGCCGAACTGACGCTGCCGTTCGTGCGCGTAGGCGGCGTGGTCGTGCTGCACAAGAAAGCCGACATCGCCGCCGAACTATCGCGCGCGGAGACGGCGCTAGACACGCTAGGCGGCAGTCTGCGAGAATCGCTGCCCGTCAGCATATCTGGGATGTTGGGCGACAGGACTCTGGTGGTCATAGAAAAGCACAGCCGGACACCGGCAAGATACCCACGCCGTCCGGGTATGCCGGCAAAGCGGCCGCTGCGGTGA
- a CDS encoding flippase-like domain-containing protein, translated as MNQQHDKNADMYEQRPLRRRIFSMPSLLLFVIFAAFVYFLLTQFPTDWSATFDTIAHMNPWYYLLAFALYYATFILRGQRWRMLAQNTGDLDDIPHGRLPTIRESSTYILIGWFVNSITWLRMGDGYRAWLFARGSGGSFSWSLGTVLAERVLDVVSMLLILLASALFLLFSARSISDAAVFVIPGTSFVIPSHIVVILGIFLVVVLSLCVLVAMKLWGPRFARFLPSRLEDEFHRFQSGTLGSMKQMPTVIALGGGAWVLEVARLYFVAQALGLEVPLALIAIAALSAAILSTVPIPGGVGFVESGIIGVLLLALGRPEAVSIALVDRSITFVSVIVIGGIVFLISQVWQPRASPERA; from the coding sequence ATGAACCAGCAACACGATAAGAACGCTGATATGTATGAGCAGCGGCCACTGAGGCGGCGCATCTTTTCGATGCCGTCGCTGCTGCTGTTCGTGATATTTGCCGCGTTCGTGTACTTTCTGCTGACACAGTTTCCCACGGACTGGAGCGCGACCTTCGACACGATAGCGCACATGAACCCCTGGTACTATCTGCTGGCGTTCGCGCTGTACTACGCGACCTTCATCCTGCGCGGGCAGCGATGGCGGATGCTGGCGCAGAACACAGGCGACCTCGACGACATACCGCACGGTCGGCTGCCCACGATACGCGAGTCGTCCACTTACATCCTCATCGGCTGGTTCGTCAACTCCATCACTTGGCTGCGGATGGGCGACGGCTATCGCGCGTGGCTGTTCGCGCGGGGCAGCGGCGGCAGCTTCTCATGGAGTCTCGGCACGGTGCTCGCGGAGCGTGTGCTGGACGTCGTTTCCATGCTGCTGATACTACTGGCAAGCGCGCTATTCCTACTATTTTCCGCGAGGTCTATATCCGACGCCGCGGTGTTCGTGATACCCGGAACTTCTTTTGTCATACCGAGTCACATTGTTGTCATACTGGGGATTTTCCTTGTCGTCGTCCTATCGCTGTGCGTACTCGTAGCGATGAAGTTGTGGGGACCTCGCTTCGCGCGCTTCCTGCCGTCTCGGTTGGAGGACGAGTTCCACCGCTTTCAGAGCGGCACGCTAGGCAGCATGAAGCAAATGCCTACGGTCATCGCGCTGGGCGGCGGCGCGTGGGTGTTGGAAGTGGCTCGGCTGTACTTCGTGGCGCAGGCTCTGGGGCTGGAAGTGCCGCTCGCTCTCATAGCGATAGCGGCGTTGAGCGCGGCAATCCTGAGCACCGTGCCTATCCCCGGCGGCGTGGGCTTCGTCGAATCGGGCATCATCGGCGTGCTGCTGCTTGCGCTGGGACGACCGGAGGCCGTGTCCATCGCGCTGGTGGACCGCTCCATAACCTTCGTCAGCGTAATCGTCATCGGCGGCATCGTCTTTCTCATAAGCCAGGTCTGGCAGCCGCGCGCAAGCCCGGAGCGCGCCTGA
- a CDS encoding alpha/beta hydrolase, translating to MATFVLVHGSFQGGWIWKPTAEVLRAQGHEVHAPTLDGCGERSSLIRPGITIASQAREVADIMFYEDLRDVVLVATSTGGLVVCKTAELARDRIRRLAFVDALAPQPGELVSNIVQRGPNAPPIPTAGLTRGPSREEMETRLFADLEPELRTWAVDRATPHPVEASDAPGELDAFWAQAGEWQGTRVVRCRLSQNPPEAHQRRTAETLNASWHEMDAGHYPMLSHPEELAALLV from the coding sequence ATGGCTACATTCGTACTGGTGCACGGCTCGTTTCAGGGCGGCTGGATTTGGAAGCCAACGGCTGAGGTCTTGCGCGCGCAAGGGCATGAGGTTCACGCGCCCACGCTGGACGGCTGCGGCGAGCGCAGCAGCCTTATACGTCCGGGGATAACGATAGCGTCGCAGGCGCGGGAAGTGGCGGACATAATGTTCTACGAAGACCTGCGCGATGTCGTGCTGGTTGCGACAAGCACCGGCGGGTTGGTCGTCTGCAAGACGGCGGAACTCGCGCGCGACCGCATAAGAAGGCTTGCATTCGTGGACGCGCTCGCGCCGCAGCCCGGCGAGCTTGTCAGCAACATCGTGCAGCGCGGTCCCAACGCCCCGCCGATTCCCACCGCCGGCCTGACCAGAGGGCCCTCGCGCGAAGAGATGGAGACGCGCCTGTTCGCCGACTTGGAGCCGGAATTACGCACATGGGCGGTTGACCGCGCCACGCCGCATCCGGTCGAAGCATCAGACGCGCCCGGCGAGTTGGACGCATTCTGGGCGCAGGCGGGCGAGTGGCAGGGAACGCGCGTGGTGCGCTGCCGCCTCAGCCAAAACCCGCCTGAAGCACACCAGCGCCGCACCGCCGAGACGCTGAACGCCAGCTGGCACGAGATGGACGCGGGGCACTATCCGATGCTCAGCCACCCGGAAGAGCTGGCGGCGTTGCTGGTGTAG